From Cervus canadensis isolate Bull #8, Minnesota chromosome 28, ASM1932006v1, whole genome shotgun sequence, one genomic window encodes:
- the CDSN gene encoding corneodesmosin — MRSKMGSSGASQIGCVGGRGVLALLLAGLLLQGTLAKSIGTFLDPCKDPTRITSPNDPCLLGKGGSSSSSGGSSGSSSGSSGSSSGSSGSSSSSSVVSSGPSGRPSGGSSGSSSGVSSSVSSSGSTGPIVVHGGSSGSSLFKPGTGYSQISYSSGSGSTQQSASSSLQSGSISSQSGGGLSSSSSQTSWVSSSGGQKVSSKLRPCGPDIPDSPCSGGPIVSHSGSYISSSHSVSGGQRPVVVVVEQHGSGGPGGPGGPGVGQRVPCLNGGPPGKPCPPITSVDQYGSYEVVGGSSNNYLVPGMTYSGGKIYPVGYFTKDGPIKGSPGVPSFAAGPPVSEGKYFSGNPIIPNRSSSSSNIYQSGASSTAVFQPVGSGGVQPCVVGSLGSKGPCSLSSSGVSSSSSVSSSSGSSFHPCGGVSQGPCSPPGTGSLGGSSSSLSGGKIILQPCGSKPSAPGHPCISVSSSTLSGGPNGSPQPDPSAGAKPCGPGNSGKNPCRSIRDILAQVKPLGPQLADPEVFLPQGDLPNSS, encoded by the exons ATGCGGTCCAAGATGGGCTCTTCAGGAGCATCCCAGATAGGGTGTGTGGGAGGGCGAGGGGTGCTGGCTCTGCTGCTGGCTGGTCTCCTCCTGCAAG GGACCTTGGCCAAGAGCATCGGGACCTTCTTAGACCCCTGCAAGGACCCCACACGTATCACCTCCCCCAATGACCCCTGTCTCCTGGGGAAGGGGGGCTCCAGCAGTTCCAGTGGTGGTTCCAGTGGCAGCTCCAGTGGATCCAGTGGCAGCTCCAGTGGCTCCAGTGGCAGTTCCAGCAGTTCCAGTGTTGTTTCCAGTGGCCCCAGTGGTCGCCCCAGTGGTGGCTCCAGTGGCAGCTCCAGTGGCGTCTCCAGCAGTGTCTCCAGCAGTGGTTCCACCGGACCCATTGTCGTCCATGGTGGTTCTTCTGGATCTTCGTTATTTAAGCCAGGAACGGGGTATTCCCAGATAAGCTACTCCTCTGGATCAGGCTCTACTCAACAAAGTGCATCGAGCTCCCTCCAGTCAGGAAGCATCAGCTCCCAGTCAGGAGGAGGCTTGAGCTCTTCTAGCTCCCAAACCTCCTGGGTGTCCAGCAGCGGGGGCCAGAAGGTCAGCTCCAAGCTGCGGCCCTGTGGTCCCGACATCCCTGACTCTCCCTGCAGCGGGGGGCCCATCGTCTCACACTCTGGCTCCTACATCTCCAGCTCCCACTCCGTGTCCGGGGGTCAAAGGccagtagtggtggtggtggagcaGCATGGCTCTGGTGGTCCCGGTGGCCCCGGTGGCCCCGGAGTGGGTCAAAGGGTCCCCTGCCTCAACGGAGGCCCTCCAGGCAAGCCCTGCCCCCCCATCACCTCTGTGGACCAATATGGCAGCTATGAGGTGGTGGGTGGCTCCTCCAACAATTATCTGGTCCCAGGCATGACCTACAGTGGGGGCAAAATCTACCCGGTGGGCTACTTCACCAAAGACGGCCCCATCAAAGGCTCCCCAGGAGTGCCCTCCTTTGCTGCCGGGCCCCCCGTCTCTGAGGGCAAGTACTTCTCTGGCAACCCCATCATTCCCAACCGCAGCTCTTCTAGCTCCAATATCTACCAGTCTGGAGCTTCCTCGACTGCAGTGTTCCAGCCAGTGGGCTCTGGTGGGGTCCAGCCCTGTGTGGTTGGCTCCCTGGGCTCTAAGGGGCCCTGCTCCCTCTCCAGCTCTGGAGTCTCCAGCAGTTCCAGCGTTTCCAGCAGTTCTGGTTCATCTTTCCATCCCTGTGGTGGTGTTTCTCAGGGGCCCTGCTCCCCACCAGGCACTGGCTCCCTCGGCGGCAGCTCGAGCTCCCTATCTGGTGGCAAAATCATCCTTCAGCCCTGTGGCAGCAAGCCCAGCGCTCCTGGTCACCCTTGCATTTCTGTCTCCTCCTCGACCCTGAGTGGAGGTCCAAATGGCTCTCCCCAACCTGACCCCTCAGCTGGTGCCAAGCCCTGTGGTCCTGGCAACTCTGGAAAGAACCCTTGTCGCTCCATCCGGGACATCCTAGCCCAGGTGAAGCCTCTGGGGCCCCAGCTAGCTGACCCTGAAGTTTTCCTACCCCAGGGAGATCTACCTAACAGTTCATAA
- the C28H6orf15 gene encoding uncharacterized protein C6orf15 homolog, which translates to MQGRVVGSRAPLGLLLVCLHLPGLLARSIGVMDEKVPRDLGISLPLLGSPPLTGPSNAEHPQPKPAPGPNDLARAALKPNPSPPHGSQPLGGLGVQGWPPSGGLLSMDSWPSEDPWPMMAAAVEDHVGEVLPGELSYLSRVAALPAGSKPWPAGPSAHLGDPSRESSLFHRDSESRRPLRPNVLGSPGDILARSPLWALINRLRQPLLPGHPWGTLNPSESWGGGGPGTGWGTRPMPYPVGIWGNIHQYPSTSWGNMPLYPGINRFPPRVLRPPGSSWSIPAGFPNPQNPGSQWS; encoded by the exons ATGCAGGGCCGTGTGGTGGGGAGCCGGGCTCCTCTGGGGCTGCTCCTGGTCTGTCTTCATCTCCCAG GCCTCCTTGCCCGGAGCATCGGTGTGATGGACGAGAAAGTTCCTCGAGACCTGGGGATCAGCTTGCCCCTGCTGGGATCACCTCCCTTGACCGGCCCCTCCAACGCCGAGCATCCTCAACCCAAACCAGCCCCTGGGCCTAATGATTTGGCCAGGGCTGCTCTGAAGCCCAATCCTTCTCCACCGCATGGCTCTCAACCTCTAGGAGGTCTTGGGGTTCAGGGCTGGCCCCCCTCTGGGGGGCTGCTCTCCATGGACTCCTGGCCCTCGGAAGACCCTTGGCCGATGATGGCAGCTGCTGTCGAGGACCACGTCGGGGAAGTGCTGCCCGGAGAACTGTCTTACCTTTCTAGGGTGGCTGCCCTCCCAGCGGGCAGCAAGCCTTGGCCCGCAGGGCCCTCTGCACACCTCGGAGACCCCTCACGCGAGTCCTCACTCTTCCACCGGGACTCTGAGTCTAGACGGCCACTCCGTCCTAATGTGCTGGGCTCCCCAGGAGACATTCTTGCCCGATCCCCACTCTGGGCTCTCATTAACAGATTACGACAGCCACTTCTGCCTGGTCACCCCTGGGGGACCCTGAATCCCAGTGAGTCCTGGGGAGGTGGAGGTCCTGGCACTGGATGGGGAACAAGGCCCATGCCATACCCTGTGGGAATCTGGGGTAACATTCATCAATACCCAAGTACCAGCTGGGGGAATATGCCTCTATACCCAGGTATTAATCGATTTCCTCCCAGAGTTCTCCGTCCTCCTGGCTCTTCTTGGAGCATCCCAGCTGGCTTCCCCAATCCTCAAAACCCTGGGTCACAGTGGAGTTAG
- the PSORS1C2 gene encoding psoriasis susceptibility 1 candidate gene 2 protein, with protein MLNWKLLGILVLCLFAGGISGSGDDPSPSSREISEEEGPPPLPQGPPIPGDPWPGAPPLFEDPPPPGPSRPWRDLPDSGVWPPEPPRTDPPQPPRPDDPWPAGPQPPENPWPPAPEVDHGSHEEPDLDPPREEYR; from the exons ATGCTCAACTGGAAACTCCTGGGGATCTTGGTCCTTTGCCTGTTTGCTGGAG GCATCTCAGGCAGTGGAGACGACCCTTCTCCCTCATCCAGAGAGATCTCAGAGGAGGAGGGCCCTCCACCATTGCCTCAGGGCCCCCCAATCCCTGGTGACCCCTGGCCAGGGGCACCCCCTCTCTTTGAGGATCCTCCACCTCCAGGCCCCAGTCGTCCCTGGAGAGACCTGCCTGATTCTGGAGTCTGGCCTCCTGAACCCCCTAGAACTGATCCCCCTCAACCTCCTCGGCCTGACGACCCCTGGCCCGCAGGACCCCAGCCTCCAGAAAACCCCTGGCCACCTGCCCCTGAGGTGGACCACGGATCTCACGAAGAGCCAGACCTTGACCCACCCAGGGAGGAGTACAGATAA